The Astyanax mexicanus isolate ESR-SI-001 chromosome 21, AstMex3_surface, whole genome shotgun sequence genome contains the following window.
CCTGCCCCCGAGCCTGACCCGAACTCTGGCTCTGCGGAGCTGCTGGCGGGTGGCACTGTGCCCGGCCCCTCACGGCGGCCGCGGGCACGCAGgccgcccgccttaatgactttgtgtGCGactaattgttaaaaaaaaaaaaaaagtttatttgttctttttgggTTTGTGGGGTccccgggacggctgacccttgggaggggggctatgtggcggctctggggcgtgtgtgtgtggctgcattAGGCCTGtttctgttctgtgtgtgtgtggccccaCGTGTTCTGTTGTGTTATGTGTGCTGTGTGTTCCAGGCTACGTAGTTGGTCCCTCCCCTGTTTCCTAggttatggggaggggccatgcagatgagCGCCAGTCAGGGCACTCACCATAGAGTAGATGAGTAGTGGTTTTGGTGCCCTGGctgtgctgtgtgtctgtgtgtggtttggtttcgctctcctagccttgttaaaggctgtaagtgagtggcaagccagttaataaagagctgttgagctATTGAaatgagtctcacgggtcctccttcctcttccacgccacaatatttcCTTTATTTAGATGTGAATTCCATCACTCCAGTCACTGACCCAATGAAAATGAACAGCACAACAGCACCAGGTAAGTTTCACTCAACATTTTATATCTAAATGTGTGCATATTATACTGTCTAAATAAAGATCTGCTGGTTTAATAATAGTacccattttactgtatttatgtttatttatgtttaaattacctgtgaaaaatcaataataataatactaatgatTAGATGTACAGTTCTACTGAATGAATGTATAAAAGCAAATCAAGTCATTGAGATTACCAGAGAAAGTgaaaaaagtggttcttctaagCTGATATATTACGAATATGCTTGTGATTACCTACATACTCATTTATTAgtgttttgtctgtttgttttgggtgtgtacCATTTATTTGTTTGAcccttaaaaacatattaaacatctgttttaaaaaaaagaaagttctaCTGTCTGATCAATTATCAATTAAGATTGCAAGATGTCTTAAAGAAGTCCACAAAAATCCTAAAATATAATTATGGGTCTACACGTACAGAATTGACAaccagaaataaaccaaaacagttGTTTGTTTAATGATGGCCTCTTTTACCTCCATCAATACCTATTTAGACTTGAAGCGTTTACTTTTAGCAGCAAACAAATGTAGGTTTAAAACTTGGAATCAactcctaaacctaaaacctaaaaaaaaatctaaactttggTTTTCGGTCACTGATATTTTATTCCAGATTAAAAGCTTtcgtttttattaatttgttaatattttgATCTGTTTTTGTGACAGTTGTTGTCAACACTCCCAGTTATGATCCCTGCAGTAACTACATTTCTCTGGACCAATCATGGAGAGGCACTAATGAGACTGGAGGATCCAACTGTGATGGCTCCACTAACTGGAATGGATGGTACCGGCTGCTGTATAAGGGGATGAGCACCCAGATGCCAGAGAGCTGCATCAATGTCTCCAGATGTGGAACTAATGTTCCTCTGTGGCTCAGCGGTTCTCATCCTCAGATATCTGATGGAATAGTCACTCGTGGGATCTGTGGGAATTCAGGAAGTGACTGCTGTTACTACAGATCATTCCCAATTCAAGTCAAAGCCTGTAAAGAAAACTATTACGTCTACGAGTTTGTCAAAACAAGTTTCTGCACTGCAGCTTACTGTGCAGGTATTTgaattatatagtttatattttaatgatatttttaaagaacctcaataaacaaacacaataacATAAATTAAGTGTTAATTAACTATGATCATGTTGCTTAATTGGGTATGTTCTGACATTAACCTGTcttatttttaatgtaacaacTGCATTTTCTGATCAGTGATTATTGATTTAGTTGTTAATCAGTGTTATTTAGCACTTTAAATGTGGAATTAGATAATCAGGGTAAGATTAAATATGAGACTTACAATATGAGACTTTCAGACCAGTGACATACAAATTAGGCGTATGACAACTACTTTAACTAATGGTTTTGTTGCACTTTTCTCAGATGTGAACCCCCAGCTGCCGATCTCTGCAACAAcaggttttttttatcttttactaTTTCCTAATCACAACAATGAGTGTGGGTcacatgtttttaattacagaaaaaacagtgtgcaTTTACCTTATTACAATAGATAGATTTACTATTgcaattaatactaaagttactATTgttctactactactgttactacagttaccattattattattattattattattattattattgctggtaGTGCTGTCTCTGTTCCCATTTCTTCTAAAACTAATACTATTCTACTTCAATATTACAAGTACCACACTACTTGTACTATAACTATTACTGCTACAAAAACGAAGACTATTCAATAACTTCTAATAATACTTTTACCAGCATTACAACTACAGTAGATTACTACTACATCTACTACTATTCTACCAATTTCTACCAACTACTGATATTTCCTCAACTACTGCTACCAGTACTAATACTGCTACTCCTGCTGCTGCCATTTCTGACATGTctactaatactattactattactacagcttttattattataagaaTGTATTGTTATGAAACTGCATATTTGATGATAATGGTACCTCCTAAtaatgtatttactgtaactCCACCTCTGTTTATAGTGGTGCTGGGTTAACTTTGTTATTACTGATGTGTAATTCTCTTACAGAAGTGCCCCCGAATATCACAATGTCTGAAGGTTGCCAGGTCTGGAACAGTTTCATTACATTTAATGACTGATCTATCTGATCGCTGAGCTTTAACTAAGATCTAACTGAtgtacttatataatataaacatactGGATTCTTGTTTTAGGCCAACTTTACCTCACAGTGTGGAGCAGATCTGTTTAACCAGATTGAGAACATCACCGCTCAGGTCCTTCCACAAGCGGTAAGaaattaaactatttataaaaacattataaaaacaagTCATTTGTTAAGTTTTGTATGCCTCATTTAAATCTGTTATTTTCTCTCTGATTGTTTAAAAACAGgatgtagaaaaatatttaggCATGGTGCTGAACACTCAGGAGCAGCTTTTTAAAGTTGAAACAGCGAATCCTGAAAAACTTGTATCGTATGGGAATGCAGTGCTGAACAAGACTGAAAAACTGGTGTCTACACTGGTGAAGCCAACCGAAACCAACTACAATCTTAGCATCTCTCTCAATGGCTTAGGTAAAATATGCACACATTGTAAGAGGCGCTCGCACCGTGGTCCTTCAATCACTAGTTATAGTGTTCACTGGAATTTCAGCAAGTCTCTTCCAGGTTTTACtctgagcatgctcagtagcTTATATGATATTTCTCCTGAAATATTGAGCATTGGCATGAGCCACTGCCTTACTGGAGAGCTAGGACACCTCCTATACAGAGTTTACAGCTGCCATGAGCATTGATGATTACACCAACTTCTGCACACTGGTGGAAGAGAGTGGGTGAAATCCTAAGGCTCTTAGGATGATCTACCAACAGGGCCTCAACAAAGACCTAAAAGAAGAGCTGGCCATTCGCAATCCTCCGGACTCATTAGATGACGTATGCAAGCTTGGTTGCAAGATGCAAGAACAATGCAGGGCCAGTAAAAGAATGAGTTCATAGAGCCATAGAGCCATAGAGGCCCTTAAACCAATACAGATTGGTCATGGTGTATGTTTTGAGGCTGGGAATAGTCTAGGCTTACCCCAGGTAAAGGGCACCAGGATAGGCCCTCTACAAAGCCCCTGTGCTACAGGGGTCTATCTTCCCGTTTCCTTGGTATGGCTTTTATTGAATCTGGGGCCACAGAAAACTGGGGCAATCCCTTTTAAGGTCAAGGGCAATTGAGAGACAAAAAATGGACCTCATTCAGACTGTCctgcatactgaccagctgtctTTCTTCCTCACAAAAAGGCTCCTGACCTACTGGTTATTTTATGGTTCCTTTGGCTGCAGAGGCATAATTCCCACATTGATTGGTTATACCAGTCTATCCATCATTATGGCCCATACTGCCAGGTCTTCTGTTTATGGTTTAAGGGCGGTGGAACCATGTCAGTTGTTGTGGACTGACAGCCAGACCTCAGTAAAGTGTTCCAGACACCTTTAGCAAAAAGAAAGCCGAAGTCAAGCCTCCTCACCGAGCTTGGATTGTGCTACGGACCTCCTCCCAGGTACTTTGCCTCCTCAAGGTCACCTGTTCTCACTTTCTGGTCCTGAGAAGATGGTCATGGAGAAGTACATTAAGGAAACCCTAGCCCAAGGCTTCATAAAGCCATCCACTTTACCTGCTAGAGCAGAATTCTTCTTAATGGGAAAGAAGGATGGGGGGCCTACAACCCTGTATTGACAATAGAGGTCTTAAGATCACTGTCAAGGACCTCTCTCTTCTTCACCTCTTAAAAACATCTATTGAAACATTAAAGCAAGCCTCAATATTCATTAATTTGCATCTTCACGGTGCTTATAACCTTGTGCAGGTTAGACAGGAAGATGAATGGAAGACGGCATTCATCACACCCATTGGCCTTTTCGAATATCTCGTCATGCCATTTGGCTTAATAAATGCTCCGTCTGTTTTCCAAAGACTGAGGTCCTTAATGAGGCACTTGTCCTCTATTCCTTTGTTTATTtagatcacatgtgtcaaacacaaggcccgcgggccaaatgtggcccgccacgtccttttatgtggcccgcgagagcttgtaagatcttagtgtctataataaataggtcagaagcgtgctttgaccaaaaactacatttcccacaatgcttgtcgattgtgttacccgcgaagttacggcttactgccactacacggcagtgtagtcattgatgtggaaaccctgccggagggaaggcgtaacttcgcgggtggaattgagacatacaaatgtttatcccataatgtccagaaaaagagaagttgatgcagacggatggctgtgcttcaaggcgaaagaccggtatgccttttgtgttacgaagagtgttactgaccaaaataaacgctttttaggagagatataagttatgtgtaaatattaagaagacaatacctgacaaaatctgttttaatgacgttaataaacataactgtgacagcgctagtcacagtttcaccgcagcaaaggacgaggacgtgaatcacttatctaaccagcctgtactgatttctgccccaataaccctttcaataacctccaatagccttcaacagtctaaccttgcagccgtggtgtgtccactaaactccacagttataaacatcatgaggttagcagcgctaactgacctgtttataatgtaatccgagcagtgactccgggacggctgctctaaactgctgctgttagctggttgggaactgtagagagctgtattatccggttagtcgggttaaaacctttatttcctatacagaagaactttaaaaactgtaaaaacgctccagactggctgagctgagccctgtagcccgtggctgggctgtagctctgactcagtaaagactgcgggcttgtgctgctgctgcagctccgactagtggttggatgaggaactgctaaatctgaggaaatgctaaatctgtcacatgttcttaacagctcacaatttttgattttatatttcttgattttctattttatattcttttcagtatcaaacgttttgatcaaagttaatataacttgtatttgatgtcatttctattcacttgaatagtttggttcttgattgatggagtttttggatttcataacatgacaaattaaaaggatttatgttaatagagcaacaagcaaacatttttttccatgcaactgtaatgtttgattgaataaataatatattgagagttatttaacattaaggagtaattacattcattttatattacatttggttacattttattacatttataagttacatctggccctcagaggacagccaatatgccaatgtggccctcggccaaaattagtttgacacccctgatttagatgaAATAGCTTCTATCTAGGTTTAGGAGAAGAGTCAAGAAATAAGATAACTAACCCTTACTTTCTATCTCAAGCCTCCTTCTTTGTTCTCCTTTAAGGCAACTTCTTAATTTctaagtaaaacattaaaaaatacaatcaaatGGCAAattcacaatatactgtataaaaactgAAAGTTGAGATAGAGTTTTGgtgtgacagcaacaatatactggAAGCATTATAATACGGCCTCTGATTTGTTTGGTTCTTATGGTTTAAATCTCTCAGAACTTCAGGTCTTTGCAGTTGGACCAAAAGCTTCAATGAAAGAAATTCCTCAGCTCAGTGTGAACAGCACTCAGATGGAAATTGACCTCATCCAGATTTCAGAGAATAATAAAGGTATGGTTAAATACTTTTCATGCtttgatttagctattttaaTTTCTTTCTGCATCTTCAGTTCACAGCATTCTATCAAGGATTCCAGAAAGTGAAGACCCCATACTTCTTTAGACACATACTAATGTTCTTTGTTAGATGAtgtagttatttagttatttttgttgttgtgtttcaGGATCTGCTGCTGTGGCCTTCATGAGTTACAGTAACATGGACAACATGCTTAAGCCCAGtttttcaacacaactgataACGACACAGTGAAAACCATGATGTCCACTGTGGTGTCGGCTACGCTGCCCAAAACCAACGACACACGACTCACCAAACCAGTTAACTTCACCATGAAGCACATTGAAGTGAGTCAACTCATTATTACTGGTTATTACATCatcttttacattaaattataaacaGATGATTTCCTTTCTTCTACTTTCTGTAGGAAACTGATCCTAATGGTACTCTCTCCTGTGTGTACTGGAAGAAAACTGAATGGGTTGTAGATGGGTGTTATCTTGTCCAGACCAACAGTAGTCACACCGTGTGCTCCTGTGTTCACCTGTCTACCTTCGCTCTCATCATGCAGACCAAACCCTCAGCAGAAACAGTAAgaccagccaaaacattaaaaacactgaatcaAAGATTTAGATTAAACTAATGGAAAGACAAGAAGAGCAAAGTCAAAGCTACAAAGCTCTTCTGGAAAGACTTTCCTGTTAGAATTCATCTTAATATTAGATTTTAAAGGGATTAGCGTTAGGTTTaagttttttaaaagattttaaggaGCTTAGAGTTAGGTCATTGGTTGAGGGTAAATTTTAGTTAAGTTAATTTGGgtcatacactacacactactagGATGTGTCTgggaaaatattttttcttgcttTAAATGTGTACTTATTCAGATTTTTCCTCTTTTATATAAGGACATATTCTAAAGTGTGGCCTAAAAGGATCCATGAGAATGCTAGGATTCAGGGTCTCCACATCAAGTTTCTAAAAGGGGAACCATATCCTGCTTTTTGGTAAAAATGTATGCATGTCCTCACAGAGCAATAATGTGGGTGACCAGTTAGTTACCCAAACACACACTCCCCACCAACACCCCtttcatgtgagtgtgtgtgttcatccCAAAAGCttgttttagcctgttagctagtcAGCTGATTAGTCTGTGGTTATTTTGGCATGGTTGTGTTCAACAGTTCCAGCAATAAATTCATCTTACTGCCTTCGTGGTTGTGATGCTCAGTGGAGATAGATTCCACCATAGCTCTGTGAGTCAGAACGAGCTAAACTTTACCTTCCATCCATTCTGGGGTAATACCCAAACTTAGTTTTTTCCAGTGGAAAGATGAGCAGAAACTGGGTTAAAGAAAGGTACTGGGCAGTTATTGTACCCTGCTTGGTCATGAAATGAAAATAGCTGTAGCATCTTTTTTAGTGATACTTCACTTCATTGTCACTGTGCTTTAGGGTTTCCAGAGTGACCCTCATCTGGATCTGCTCAGCACTGTACTGGTATCAGTGGGGCTGGTGTTCCTCAGCTTGACTCTGTTGACCTTTGCCATTTGTCGTCGACACCTGAGGATGAACAACACTCCCAGAATAAACCTGTGTATCAGTCTTCTGCTGGCCCACCTGATCTTCCTCCTCACTCAGAACTACATAAACTACATCCAACCTTTAGAGGTAACCAGTTATTTTAAACTGATTGAGATCTACAGGTTTTGATGAAAATCAGAATACCCAACAGCACTGTTTGtatgtttctatctctcttttcagATGATATGTGCAGTGTTAGCAGGAGTTCTTcacttcttcttcctctctgcTTTTGTGTGGATGTTGATTGAAGCCGTGCTGCTCTTCATCTCAGTTAAGAACCTCACCAAGATCAGATCTAAGCAGAAGGAGGTACTCGGCTGGAAATGTTTGATTATAATTGGATACGTTATTCCACTGGTTGTGGTGGGCGTGTCTGTTGGGCTGTTT
Protein-coding sequences here:
- the LOC111190898 gene encoding uncharacterized protein LOC111190898: MWNCDDNFNRNVWYRLLYNGMNIRMPESCTSYYRCGTSVTFWLNGAHPQISDGIITRQACGSWIHGGCCEYSVLIQVKACPANYYVYEFFSPNICYAAYCTDVNSITPVTDPMKMNSTTAPVVVNTPSYDPCSNYISLDQSWRGTNETGGSNCDGSTNWNGWYRLLYKGMSTQMPESCINVSRCGTNVPLWLSGSHPQISDGIVTRGICGNSGSDCCYYRSFPIQVKACKENYYVYEFVKTSFCTAAYCADVNPQLPISATTEVPPNITMSEGCQANFTSQCGADLFNQIENITAQVLPQAVRN